The genomic segment ATTCCTTTTGATTGTATTCGTTTTATTTGATCTTGAAAGCTTTCGTTTATGGTATTGACTCGAAAGATTTCCAGGCAACCATGAATAAAACTCCAATGTACCAACATTACGAGGCAAGCGATTATGGTGCCTACGAATTTGATCCTGAAGTTGATTTTACACAGGTACGCAGCCTGTCTGAGCTTTTAGCCACTTCTCCTTTTTATGTGCtccatgttttatttgtttattttaaatttctcacCTTAGTTTCTTAACATAAAATAGAAACTTGATATCAAtcagaaaaaaacatttcagaTTTAGCAAGAGAGACAATACTCGTCTTTGTCTCCTAATCTCTAGTTTTCTGTACACCAAGTTTTGTGATGTGATATTGGATAAAGGCAAAGGGTCTCCGGGCTATAGCCCTCGATTGATCCACAAAACTAAACTTCTCATTAGCTGAACAACTGTTTTAAGCATCTCTATGTAGCTGTTTAGGATTGAGGAGACAGGAGAAACTTTCTTAAGAGtgtcttttagtttttactttAACGTTACAAGTTTACAACCACGATCAGTTCTTGGAAGAAGCTAGACAACATGCAAGAGAAATGAATCTACAGTCCCCGTTACAGCATCCAGAATCTGGAAAAGGAAGAGTAGAAGAGGAGAAAAAGAGCAGGAGGTCCTGGAAACGCACTCTCCTCAAATGGTGGAAAGCTGAGAAAAAGACCAAGCCTACCGTGGAACCGACAAATAGCTCTCACATTTCAAATCCAAGAAAGGGTCATGTTTCCGGTCCTATATATGGGAGTGGGAGAGGAGTCGATGCAAGGCATCGGCGACAAACATCTGGGCCACTGACTAATCTTTTCAACCATTCAAAGAGGGTGGAGAATGAGACACCTTATATGTGTCTCGACCAGCTTAATAATCCTCATGGTGTCAAGGCATATGGACCTGTTTACTTGGTAACATAGTGTTTCAGCGACAAAAGCTTTGCTCGGAACTTCTTCATTTTCTGTAGTAAAGCATCTCTTGGTTGAAGGATTGTGTCAACAAATTGTATCAGATCATTTGAACAGGCAGAAACAACTAATATCTTGAATCCAAATATCAACTTTAATGTGCAGAGTAGATTATCTACAGTAGAAAGAGCCCGCAAGCAGGACAACTTGTCagttttattctattttctgtctctttctttccttttgtttgtttgttttttgagtCAGAACGCGTGACTCAgataaaagattaaattttaaagtaaaaaactaTTCCAAGTTGCCAATTAAACTTTCTACCATATATTAGCACATGTTATCCAAATTGCAATACATTTGATGCGTAtgggaaaattaaaaagatgaaggaTTTGGGGGCACTTGATCTCCATGTTTCAGGAATTTCTATCCATATTTTGTCCTAGATTGCATGTGGAAGTAGAAGGGTATTGATTTGAAAACGGCCCAGACAACTCCCACTTCACCCTTCGAACGTTCTCCCAGCTCCAAAGTGTAAACATGAAGGAATATCCACTGCTTGAGATACAGAGAGAGACGAGACTgaccaaaaggaaaaaactgcaaaaataaagcaaaagatGGCATTGAAAATGGACAAAACGTCTGCTGCTGCAGGTTTACGAAGAGATTAAGGGCCAATTTATGTGGTCAAGAGTGATGGTGCTGCCCACATGGCCAAAAGCTTTGGTTTTGGACTATTGAAGAGCAATCAACTAGTGTAAAGGAAGCTTTCACAATCCACAATGAAGATGGACGCCAGCTATCTGCGGTTGGTACCAAGGTTTCGATCAATTCAACTATTCTATTGTTAACAGAAAAAACAAGATCATCTGACAAAGAGAAGTTTTAGGAATCTCAAACTTGTGATTGATATATGTCCTGTTAACTTCAGCTGCAGCATTTTGTTGAAAATCTTACTACGCTTTTTAATGGCTCGTGCCTTGCTATCATGTTCAGAAACAGGGTTTTGGGTATGAGCCGATGAACTATCGATCGGCTCATACCCCAAAACTTGATGCCTAAAGAATGACActgctttggttaaaggagattggTAGTATCTTGCAATTGGTTCTTCAAAAAGGTCGCCAAAGGATACGCTGCTGATGGATTCAGCATCTCTATGAAATTTCCCCTTCATCAGCACAAAATTTGGCCAAATTACGGAACATATTAATGCATGAGTTTTACTATAAGATGAGTTTTGAAAGGGAGTTTCAACATCTCTGGATAAAATGAACCTTGTCCCACCCGCACTTGATGCAACCAATTTTGTGccaatatatattaagaatttcATACCGATTTTGAAACACAATCAACCCGTGCCATTTGAATCATAAAGCTTTAAGAGGAACCATTGTGTTAACGGCTCTACTACAGATGaatcacattgaaaagaaaatctacAGAATACATCTTCtgtagaaaagaaagaagcgaAATGCATTGGTCTATCTACTTGAACAGAGGAGCCTTGTAGTCTACGGCTCTTCTCATACAATATATTCATTCCAAGCAAATGTTGTGAAACTCTGTTACAAGACCAGAGTTACCACAAAGGACCTGTACAACAGGCTAATTACACTTAGCCATTTCAGTATATCAAGAATCATATGACACTTAGCTAATCAATCAAAGAAGTTTCCTTTACCACCAATTCTCAAAGATGGTAGAACCAAATCTGATAATTTCTATCAAGCGAACGATGCCGAGATAATGCAATATCTTCAGGCATCTACAGAAACTTTCAGGACCAGAATTAAATTATTCACAATGACTAAACATCAACAGAACCATCAGAACAATTAGGAGGTAACCTTTTCTCCCTGCTCAAAAGTCTTTTCAATGACCTCAACCGCGTAGGCGTTGGCAACTTTGATTCCTGATCCTCAGCAAGATTATCGGTAATTTGCACAGGAACATCAATCACAAGTATCTCATCATGCCTAGCACCAGCTGAAGATGATGGCGCGGAAGAAGCTGAAGAAGAAGGTCCTTCTTCCAAGGAACCGCCCCCAGTGCTTACAAGAGTCTGATCCCCCCAAAACAACACGTTTGTTGGAAAATCTGGAGATTCTATTGAATACCCAGAAATAAAAATTTCCTCCGGAGAATGAATATTCACCTC from the Populus nigra chromosome 1, ddPopNigr1.1, whole genome shotgun sequence genome contains:
- the LOC133689404 gene encoding uncharacterized protein LOC133689404 isoform X1, whose translation is MNKTPMYQHYEASDYGAYEFDPEVDFTQFLEEARQHAREMNLQSPLQHPESGKGRVEEEKKSRRSWKRTLLKWWKAEKKTKPTVEPTNSSHISNPRKGHVSGPIYGSGRGVDARHRRQTSGPLTNLFNHSKRVENETPYMCLDQLNNPHGVKAYGPVYLVT
- the LOC133689404 gene encoding uncharacterized protein LOC133689404 isoform X2; this translates as MNKTPMYQHYEASDYGAYEFDPEVDFTQHPESGKGRVEEEKKSRRSWKRTLLKWWKAEKKTKPTVEPTNSSHISNPRKGHVSGPIYGSGRGVDARHRRQTSGPLTNLFNHSKRVENETPYMCLDQLNNPHGVKAYGPVYLVT